One Haloarcula sp. CBA1127 genomic window carries:
- a CDS encoding alcohol dehydrogenase: protein MQAAVVPEPGADFEVVERDVPEPDPGEVRVSVDACGICHSDVFAKEGTNPVVSYPRVPGHEVAGHVDAVGDAVDAWDVGDRVGVGWHGGHCSTCDQCRQGNFLQCENGEITGLSYDGGYAEYMTAPSEALAKIPEALDAAAAAPLLCAGVTTFNALRNSDANVGDLVAVQGVGGLGHLGIQYAHAAGFETAAISRTPEKESLAKELGADHFINAAETDAGQRLQELGGADVVLATAPSSDAISSIVSGIGVDGSVVVVGVPGEPVEVSGQQLVQTRGAVEGWASGHARDSQDTLEFSSVRDIAPEIETYPLEDVNEAYGRMIDNEARFRAVLEL, encoded by the coding sequence ATGCAAGCGGCAGTCGTACCCGAGCCAGGGGCAGACTTCGAGGTCGTCGAACGAGACGTGCCCGAGCCAGACCCCGGCGAGGTACGGGTCTCGGTCGACGCCTGTGGCATCTGTCACAGCGACGTGTTCGCCAAAGAAGGGACCAACCCGGTTGTCTCCTATCCGCGGGTTCCCGGCCACGAGGTGGCAGGCCACGTAGACGCCGTCGGCGACGCTGTCGACGCCTGGGACGTGGGCGACAGAGTCGGCGTCGGCTGGCACGGCGGCCACTGTTCGACGTGTGACCAGTGTCGACAGGGGAACTTCCTCCAGTGTGAGAACGGCGAAATCACCGGTCTGAGCTACGACGGCGGGTACGCCGAGTACATGACCGCCCCGTCGGAAGCGCTCGCGAAGATTCCGGAGGCGCTGGACGCGGCGGCCGCGGCACCACTGCTCTGTGCAGGCGTGACGACGTTCAACGCGCTTCGGAACAGCGATGCGAACGTCGGGGACCTCGTCGCCGTACAGGGTGTCGGCGGACTCGGTCACCTCGGCATCCAGTATGCACACGCGGCCGGCTTCGAGACAGCCGCCATCTCCCGAACGCCAGAGAAAGAATCGCTGGCGAAAGAGCTGGGGGCCGACCACTTCATTAACGCGGCGGAGACCGACGCCGGGCAGCGACTGCAGGAGCTTGGTGGGGCCGACGTAGTGCTGGCGACGGCACCGTCGAGTGACGCCATCAGTTCCATCGTCAGCGGCATCGGTGTCGACGGCTCCGTCGTGGTTGTGGGCGTTCCCGGCGAACCGGTAGAGGTGAGCGGACAGCAACTCGTCCAGACCCGGGGCGCTGTCGAGGGCTGGGCCTCCGGACACGCACGCGACTCACAGGACACGCTGGAGTTCAGTTCGGTCCGCGACATCGCGCCGGAGATAGAGACCTACCCGCTCGAAGACGTAAATGAGGCCTACGGCCGGATGATCGACAACGAAGCACGATTCCGGGCCGTGCTTGAACTGTAG
- a CDS encoding metallophosphoesterase, protein MDGPAEDRVYYVISDLHIGGDEQLEEVEFLDELLDFLARLETTGEDAELLINGDAFGLWEFTGMSGLEKFDALEETYPTLFEQLRKTGDNIQITLIPGNHDHELAAYDEYVERFAAYNVDLVQSKSITRPVGDAAIHFEHGNQQDPNNRIEDWGDTNVTPLGYYYNTLVTSRAGQLSDRGRYNWLKDVQAVTPTERVPVWMLSKYFYREMNPLLRYALVPFLLLFNISAILAILAALNLLGVWSAPVETTTSFLGQFGTVGTAIWVLLVVNASLAGLLLLVGIPLYLLRRDIKKTINRFGVFETDLTVDTQTTYKEAAREVFDQKEDVVVFCYGHTHRPSVQSVDGGLVVNSGTWLKRLHRRDGVIGLLPPVFYPSYQLCAVRITAEAGQVIVDYEEVQKPSPSPEELTLTERLLTLGRKPDIELPARAVVETEQSVSAPEPAEQELD, encoded by the coding sequence ATGGACGGCCCCGCCGAGGACCGCGTCTACTACGTCATCAGCGACCTTCACATCGGCGGCGACGAGCAGCTAGAGGAGGTGGAGTTCCTCGACGAACTGCTCGATTTTCTGGCCCGGTTAGAGACCACCGGCGAGGACGCCGAGTTGCTCATTAACGGTGACGCGTTCGGGCTGTGGGAGTTTACCGGGATGTCGGGACTGGAGAAGTTCGACGCCCTCGAAGAAACCTACCCGACGCTGTTCGAGCAGTTGCGAAAGACCGGCGATAACATCCAGATAACCCTGATACCGGGCAACCACGACCACGAACTCGCGGCCTACGACGAGTACGTGGAGCGGTTCGCGGCGTACAACGTGGACCTAGTCCAGTCGAAATCGATTACCCGCCCGGTTGGAGACGCGGCCATCCACTTCGAACACGGCAATCAGCAGGACCCCAACAACCGCATCGAGGACTGGGGCGACACCAACGTGACGCCGCTTGGCTACTACTACAACACGCTCGTGACGAGTCGGGCCGGCCAGCTTTCGGACCGGGGCCGGTACAACTGGCTCAAGGACGTACAGGCCGTGACGCCGACGGAACGGGTCCCGGTGTGGATGCTCTCGAAGTACTTTTATCGAGAGATGAACCCCTTGCTGCGGTACGCACTGGTCCCGTTCCTCTTGCTGTTCAACATCAGCGCGATCCTGGCGATTCTGGCGGCGCTGAACCTGCTGGGCGTCTGGTCCGCGCCGGTCGAAACCACGACGTCGTTTCTGGGCCAGTTCGGCACGGTCGGCACCGCCATCTGGGTGCTGCTCGTGGTGAATGCGTCGCTGGCCGGGCTCCTGTTGCTCGTGGGCATCCCGCTGTATCTCCTTCGACGGGATATCAAGAAGACCATCAATCGCTTTGGCGTTTTCGAGACAGACCTCACAGTCGACACTCAGACGACGTACAAGGAAGCCGCCCGCGAAGTGTTCGATCAAAAGGAAGACGTGGTTGTCTTCTGCTACGGTCACACGCACCGACCGAGCGTGCAGTCAGTCGACGGTGGGCTAGTCGTCAACAGCGGGACCTGGCTCAAACGGCTCCACCGTCGGGACGGTGTCATCGGGCTGCTTCCCCCGGTGTTTTATCCCTCGTACCAGCTCTGTGCGGTCCGTATCACGGCCGAGGCGGGGCAGGTAATCGTCGACTACGAGGAAGTGCAAAAGCCCAGCCCCAGTCCTGAAGAGCTAACACTCACTGAGCGCCTGCTGACGCTCGGTCGGAAACCTGACATCGAACTACCAGCGCGTGCGGTCGTGGAAACCGAGCAGTCGGTGTCTGCACCGGAGCCGGCTGAGCAAGAATTAGACTGA
- a CDS encoding helix-turn-helix transcriptional regulator, translating into MSNTADDGRADGSPPSTAEFTPERVLSVFQDRADQAKPLTATDVMDALGCSRKTAHNKLDVLVERGDLETRKVGARSRVWWIPFSQLVGSGAEPQQEREPPVEHSIADADLPGTGDVLDDRRAALRAAYEYLRENPDTDAGKLITEVFQEHPAGYKTADEWWDAIGPALEDLPQVDLAADHEHVWHYVGG; encoded by the coding sequence ATGAGCAATACCGCGGACGATGGTCGGGCTGACGGGTCGCCACCGTCCACGGCAGAGTTCACACCGGAGCGAGTGCTCTCGGTGTTTCAAGATCGGGCGGACCAGGCGAAACCGTTGACGGCAACCGACGTGATGGACGCACTCGGCTGTTCCCGGAAGACGGCACACAACAAGCTCGACGTACTTGTGGAACGAGGGGATCTGGAAACGCGGAAGGTTGGGGCACGGAGTCGGGTCTGGTGGATCCCGTTCTCCCAACTTGTCGGCTCGGGCGCGGAACCGCAACAGGAACGAGAGCCCCCAGTCGAGCACAGTATCGCCGACGCGGACCTGCCGGGGACTGGGGACGTACTCGACGACCGGCGTGCGGCGTTGCGGGCCGCATACGAATATCTTCGCGAAAACCCTGACACCGATGCTGGGAAACTCATTACCGAGGTGTTTCAGGAGCACCCGGCGGGCTACAAGACCGCTGACGAGTGGTGGGACGCTATCGGGCCTGCGCTGGAGGACCTCCCACAGGTTGACCTGGCTGCCGACCACGAGCACGTCTGGCACTACGTCGGTGGGTGA
- a CDS encoding Nramp family divalent metal transporter: protein MPEEKPTEQSEVAEETESETSEVYASRKEQRYPISSYTPVAYDNLEVAPESDAHPDTGSGGRFRELSLPKVPKLRHVVGPSAIMLGASLGSGETLFWPHLVASYGWGLYWLFLVAVCLHFVINTEIQRWTLATGESVFRAFERVHPILPLAMLVGGFISLGWPGWAASAAQIGAQGLGLGTYDVAGIDIVGWRLFGIALMVFIWITYQVTPLMYNVVESLQLILVALSIAFTLLLFVLIGSLDVLVSVPGSLTEVGDYSPVGTIAVLVGALAYAGAGGYLNLSQSLWIREKGYGMGRYQGRIKNPFAGDDPETVHEDGFTFTPDTQNLKRWRGWWRVTQLEHLLTFLLGLLLVTTMLVVIAVSQAPGATSDAVDMWLIEIAPSVGGFTTSVIYVTLFLALFTTEYAIIESFVRNSSDIIYELYGRDAGWSLPRLFWGLLTVFCGWGIFILTLPISISDPFGLLVVGAAMSGLLMWPYIVIVQLVNTVRLPEHTMPGWGRIAAMWVAAAFFGYFSVLLIGTGLATRLGLQAFVVQTAVLGSGPGGYVLWMIYLLVQVYTMYRVGRAKFVADGTVTDAATAKGWFS, encoded by the coding sequence ATGCCAGAGGAAAAGCCGACGGAACAGTCGGAGGTAGCGGAAGAGACGGAATCAGAGACATCGGAGGTGTACGCCTCTCGCAAAGAGCAGCGGTATCCGATCTCATCGTACACCCCGGTCGCGTACGATAACCTCGAGGTAGCACCGGAGAGCGATGCCCATCCGGACACGGGGTCGGGCGGGCGGTTCAGAGAACTCTCGTTGCCGAAAGTACCGAAACTCCGCCACGTCGTCGGTCCCAGCGCGATCATGCTCGGGGCGTCGCTCGGCAGCGGTGAGACGCTGTTCTGGCCACATCTGGTCGCCAGCTACGGGTGGGGACTGTACTGGCTGTTCCTCGTAGCCGTCTGTCTCCACTTTGTCATCAACACGGAGATACAACGATGGACACTCGCGACCGGTGAGAGCGTGTTTCGAGCGTTCGAACGGGTCCATCCGATACTCCCGCTGGCCATGCTGGTCGGCGGGTTCATCAGTCTCGGCTGGCCGGGGTGGGCTGCGAGCGCCGCACAGATCGGTGCACAGGGTCTTGGGCTCGGCACGTATGACGTCGCTGGCATCGACATCGTCGGCTGGCGACTGTTCGGCATCGCGCTCATGGTATTCATCTGGATTACCTATCAGGTGACGCCGCTGATGTACAACGTCGTCGAGAGCCTCCAGCTAATCCTGGTGGCGCTGTCGATTGCGTTCACACTGCTGCTGTTCGTTCTCATCGGGTCGCTTGACGTACTGGTCAGCGTCCCGGGGAGTCTGACGGAAGTCGGCGACTACTCGCCGGTCGGAACCATCGCCGTGCTGGTCGGGGCGCTGGCCTACGCCGGCGCGGGCGGCTACCTCAACCTCTCACAGAGCCTCTGGATACGGGAGAAAGGCTACGGAATGGGCCGGTATCAGGGCCGAATCAAGAACCCCTTTGCCGGCGACGACCCCGAAACAGTCCACGAAGACGGGTTCACGTTCACTCCGGACACGCAGAACCTCAAACGGTGGCGGGGCTGGTGGCGCGTGACACAGCTCGAACATCTATTGACATTCCTGCTGGGCCTCCTTCTGGTCACGACGATGCTGGTCGTCATCGCGGTGTCACAGGCACCGGGGGCGACGAGCGACGCGGTCGATATGTGGCTCATCGAGATTGCGCCGTCGGTCGGCGGGTTCACGACGAGCGTCATCTACGTCACGCTGTTTCTCGCCCTGTTCACGACCGAATACGCGATCATCGAGTCGTTCGTTCGGAACAGCTCCGACATCATCTACGAACTCTACGGCCGGGACGCGGGCTGGAGCCTGCCGCGGTTGTTCTGGGGACTGCTGACCGTTTTCTGTGGCTGGGGCATCTTCATCCTCACCCTCCCGATATCAATATCCGATCCTTTCGGGCTCCTGGTCGTCGGCGCGGCGATGTCCGGGCTGTTGATGTGGCCGTACATCGTCATCGTCCAGCTCGTCAACACGGTCCGGCTGCCAGAGCACACGATGCCGGGCTGGGGTCGGATCGCCGCAATGTGGGTTGCAGCCGCGTTTTTCGGCTATTTCAGCGTCCTCCTGATTGGAACTGGGCTGGCGACACGGCTGGGGCTACAGGCGTTTGTCGTCCAGACGGCCGTACTCGGCAGTGGGCCGGGCGGGTACGTTCTCTGGATGATCTACCTGCTGGTGCAAGTGTACACGATGTACCGAGTGGGACGGGCGAAATTCGTGGCGGACGGAACAGTCACTGACGCCGCCACTGCGAAAGGGTGGTTCTCGTGA
- a CDS encoding FAD-binding and (Fe-S)-binding domain-containing protein translates to MAYDSRLPEQRDPATDPSANYDYQGDSVNRPDLVAALERRVDGDVRFDTYTRELFATDASAYEQLPIGVVSPVSTEDVVAVMEYCAAEGIPVLPRGGGTGLAGQAVNEAVVLDFKRHMDEPLSVDPEAKRARAQVGITIARLNDRLEPHGLKFAPDPAWGDKSVLGGAIGNNTTGAHSLKYGKTDAYIEECEVVLADGTRTTFGWVDVEDLEARAAEAGPDADLETRIYAEVAKILSEDATEIDARYPELKRNVSGYNLDELVDSARERGEVNLARLLAGSEGTLAIVTEATVSLEPVPDATAVAMLTYDDIISAMQDVAPILDHDPSAVEVMDDVLLDLATETPEFADVVGMLPEETDSTLLVEFYAESVDEGAQKVADLLADRLPGYDARESPSDGAGSVTDASVHAVDALEAYDADRQAKFWKMRKAGLPILLSRTGDDKHWPFVEDTAVPAENLPEYIADIRELFDEHDTFASYYAHAGPGVLHIRPLLNLKSGDGIETMETISDAITDLVVQYDGSVSGEHGDGRARTQWNRKLYGDDLWETFRDLKSAFDPDWRLNPGNICGEHDPAENLRYDPDYEFDAGFDPALNWDNENGFQGMVELCHGCAGCTGHQETTGGVMCPTYRAAEEEITSTRGRANMLRSAMDGDLPDDPFEEEFVTEVLDLCIGCKGCKKDCPSGVDMAKLKAEVVHEHHQREGISLRDRLFANVETVLSLGSTFAPVSNWLMDLPGSGLLMEKTVGITEERTLPGFHRTTFRDWWADRGGAMIAASKADRKALLLADPYTNYSHPDVGKAAVEVLEAAGVHVVVPDGVTDSGRPAFSKSMLDHARETARANVDALAPRIRDGWDVVTIEPSDAVMYQVDYCDLLSGDDVDTVAENTYGVCEYLDTFRLGEGITFEASGDSLAYHGHCHQKATKKDHHAVGVLRRAGYAVDPLDSGCCGMAGSFGYEAEHYSMSEGIADLLLGQIDDSPAEQVVAPGASCRSQIDDFGDGETEPPHPIEMVAAAIR, encoded by the coding sequence ATGGCATACGATTCCCGACTCCCCGAGCAACGTGACCCGGCGACAGACCCGAGCGCGAACTACGACTATCAGGGCGACAGCGTCAACCGGCCGGACCTCGTCGCGGCCCTGGAGCGCCGCGTAGACGGCGACGTGCGCTTCGATACGTACACCCGTGAGCTGTTCGCAACCGACGCGAGCGCGTACGAACAGCTCCCTATCGGCGTCGTCTCGCCGGTCTCGACCGAGGACGTGGTCGCGGTGATGGAGTACTGCGCTGCGGAGGGGATTCCGGTGCTTCCACGGGGCGGTGGGACCGGTCTCGCCGGGCAAGCCGTCAATGAGGCGGTTGTCCTCGATTTCAAGCGGCACATGGACGAGCCGCTGTCGGTCGACCCCGAGGCCAAGCGGGCCCGTGCGCAGGTCGGAATCACTATTGCCCGACTCAACGACCGGCTCGAACCTCACGGATTGAAGTTCGCGCCGGACCCGGCGTGGGGCGACAAGAGCGTTCTCGGCGGTGCAATCGGGAACAACACGACTGGCGCACACTCGCTGAAATACGGCAAGACAGACGCCTATATTGAGGAGTGTGAGGTCGTCCTCGCGGACGGAACCCGGACGACCTTCGGCTGGGTAGACGTCGAGGACCTCGAAGCGCGGGCAGCCGAGGCCGGCCCGGATGCCGACCTCGAAACCCGGATTTACGCCGAAGTCGCGAAAATCCTCTCGGAAGACGCGACGGAGATAGACGCCAGATATCCGGAGCTCAAGCGCAACGTCTCGGGATACAACCTGGACGAACTGGTCGACAGCGCCAGGGAACGCGGCGAAGTCAACCTCGCCCGCTTGCTCGCCGGGAGCGAAGGGACGCTGGCTATCGTCACTGAGGCGACAGTCTCGCTCGAACCAGTTCCCGACGCCACGGCCGTCGCCATGCTGACCTACGACGATATCATCTCGGCGATGCAGGACGTGGCCCCGATTCTCGACCACGACCCCTCGGCCGTCGAAGTGATGGACGACGTGCTCCTTGATCTCGCTACGGAGACACCGGAGTTCGCCGACGTCGTCGGCATGCTCCCCGAGGAGACGGACTCGACGCTCCTCGTCGAGTTCTACGCCGAATCGGTCGATGAGGGCGCTCAGAAGGTCGCCGACCTGCTCGCCGACCGACTTCCGGGCTACGACGCCAGAGAGTCGCCAAGTGACGGGGCGGGTTCGGTCACCGACGCCTCGGTTCACGCCGTCGATGCGCTGGAAGCGTACGACGCGGACCGGCAGGCGAAATTCTGGAAGATGCGCAAGGCCGGGCTGCCGATACTCCTGTCACGGACGGGCGACGACAAGCACTGGCCGTTCGTCGAGGATACGGCGGTTCCGGCCGAGAACCTCCCGGAGTACATCGCCGACATCCGGGAGCTGTTCGACGAGCACGACACGTTTGCCTCCTACTACGCCCACGCTGGCCCCGGCGTCCTGCACATCAGGCCGCTATTGAACCTGAAGTCCGGGGACGGCATCGAGACGATGGAAACCATCTCCGACGCTATCACGGATCTCGTCGTCCAGTACGACGGGTCCGTGTCGGGCGAACATGGCGACGGCCGCGCCCGTACCCAGTGGAACCGCAAGCTCTACGGTGACGACCTTTGGGAGACGTTTCGCGACCTGAAGTCGGCGTTCGACCCCGACTGGCGGCTGAACCCGGGCAACATCTGTGGTGAGCACGACCCGGCTGAGAATCTCCGGTACGACCCCGACTACGAGTTCGACGCGGGCTTCGACCCCGCGCTCAACTGGGACAACGAAAACGGGTTTCAGGGGATGGTCGAACTCTGCCACGGCTGTGCGGGCTGTACCGGCCATCAGGAGACCACCGGCGGTGTCATGTGTCCGACCTACCGCGCCGCCGAGGAAGAGATCACCAGCACGCGCGGCCGGGCCAACATGCTCCGATCGGCGATGGACGGTGACCTCCCCGATGATCCATTCGAGGAGGAGTTCGTCACGGAGGTTCTCGACCTCTGTATCGGCTGTAAAGGCTGCAAGAAGGACTGCCCGAGCGGCGTCGATATGGCGAAGCTCAAGGCCGAGGTGGTCCACGAACACCACCAGCGAGAGGGTATTTCGTTGCGAGACCGGCTGTTCGCCAACGTCGAGACGGTGCTCTCGCTTGGCAGCACATTCGCCCCGGTGTCGAACTGGCTGATGGACCTCCCGGGCTCGGGACTGCTCATGGAGAAAACGGTCGGCATCACGGAAGAACGGACGCTACCCGGCTTCCACCGGACCACGTTCCGGGACTGGTGGGCTGACCGCGGCGGCGCAATGATCGCGGCGAGCAAAGCTGACCGGAAGGCGCTCTTGCTTGCCGACCCCTACACGAACTATAGTCACCCGGACGTCGGGAAGGCCGCCGTAGAAGTGCTGGAGGCGGCGGGCGTCCACGTGGTCGTGCCTGACGGTGTGACCGACAGCGGTCGTCCAGCCTTCTCCAAGAGTATGCTGGACCACGCTCGTGAGACAGCACGGGCGAACGTGGACGCGCTCGCGCCGCGCATCCGCGACGGCTGGGACGTGGTCACTATCGAACCGTCCGACGCGGTCATGTATCAGGTCGACTACTGTGACCTGCTCTCCGGCGACGATGTCGATACCGTCGCGGAGAACACGTACGGCGTCTGTGAGTACCTCGACACGTTCCGATTAGGTGAGGGCATCACCTTCGAGGCGTCAGGCGACTCGCTGGCGTACCACGGCCACTGCCACCAGAAGGCGACGAAGAAAGACCACCACGCTGTCGGCGTTTTGCGCCGGGCCGGATATGCTGTCGACCCGCTCGATTCGGGCTGTTGTGGCATGGCCGGCAGTTTCGGCTACGAGGCCGAACACTACTCGATGAGCGAGGGCATCGCGGACCTCCTGCTGGGACAGATAGACGACTCGCCCGCCGAACAAGTGGTCGCGCCCGGTGCATCCTGCCGGTCCCAGATTGACGACTTCGGCGACGGCGAGACTGAGCCGCCACATCCCATCGAGATGGTCGCGGCGGCGATACGGTAA
- a CDS encoding L-lactate permease: MSEHTLVLMALLPLATIAVLMVGLYQPATRTMPIAWAVAAIAAFVGWQMTPRLIAAASIRGALTATRILVIVFGAILLLYTLKQSGAFEVINAGFSSISDDRRVQVILLVFLMGSFIEGAAGFGTPAAIVGPLLVGLGFPPLAAVVVALTGNILAITFGAVGTPLIIGLRDVVFAEGTGASQQVLQQGGFASVGAYVAQIGVWAALIHAIVGIAIPFIGVAMMTRFFGEERSIKPALEVLPLCLFAWASFAIPYVATAYFLGPTFPALLGAMVGLLVVTTTLRAGYFLPDEEWDFGPQAQWPDHWIGSIEPGEGVGTTSGGSREGTVAADGGTATFEDSHSQDMSLGMAWLPYLLVAALLVVTRVVGPVQEFLATNGVLMWNNILGTPFSEGVEMFYLPGSLFVLVAVITYALHGMSTDEIKASWSEALRNIAPAVVALWFAVATVMIMQRTGSAIVLETAPINSGMLGLLSEITASGTGQMFPFFSGFIGAFGAFIAGSNTVSDILFGLFQFQAAQQIGAPTQIVVAAQAVGGAIGNLIAIHNVVAALTVVGLIGEEGRVIRLELIPVLYYGVFTGILTLILAYVVAPGAF; this comes from the coding sequence ATGTCTGAACACACACTGGTGTTAATGGCACTGCTACCGCTGGCAACGATTGCAGTGCTGATGGTTGGACTGTACCAACCCGCGACACGGACGATGCCCATTGCGTGGGCGGTGGCAGCCATCGCCGCTTTCGTCGGCTGGCAAATGACGCCCCGACTGATCGCCGCCGCATCAATACGCGGGGCGCTGACAGCGACCAGAATTCTTGTCATCGTCTTCGGGGCGATACTCCTGCTGTACACGCTGAAACAGTCAGGCGCGTTCGAGGTAATCAATGCAGGGTTCTCCTCGATCAGTGACGACCGGCGCGTGCAGGTCATCCTGCTCGTCTTCCTCATGGGCTCGTTCATCGAGGGCGCGGCCGGCTTCGGGACGCCCGCGGCGATCGTCGGCCCGCTGCTGGTCGGGCTGGGCTTCCCGCCGCTGGCTGCGGTGGTCGTTGCGCTCACGGGGAACATCCTCGCAATCACGTTCGGCGCGGTCGGGACGCCGCTGATTATCGGCTTGCGTGACGTGGTGTTCGCGGAGGGGACGGGCGCCTCACAGCAGGTGCTCCAGCAGGGCGGCTTCGCGAGCGTCGGCGCGTACGTCGCCCAGATCGGTGTGTGGGCAGCTCTCATCCACGCTATCGTCGGTATCGCTATTCCGTTTATCGGCGTGGCGATGATGACCCGGTTCTTCGGTGAGGAGCGGTCGATCAAGCCGGCGCTTGAAGTCCTGCCGCTGTGCCTCTTCGCATGGGCTTCCTTCGCAATCCCATACGTCGCGACTGCGTACTTCCTCGGCCCGACGTTCCCGGCGCTGCTGGGTGCGATGGTCGGGCTGCTCGTCGTTACGACTACGCTTCGGGCTGGCTACTTCCTCCCCGATGAGGAATGGGACTTCGGCCCGCAGGCCCAGTGGCCGGACCACTGGATCGGCAGTATCGAGCCCGGAGAGGGTGTCGGCACCACATCGGGCGGCAGCCGAGAGGGAACTGTTGCAGCCGACGGTGGCACGGCAACGTTTGAAGACTCACACTCGCAGGATATGTCGCTGGGTATGGCCTGGCTGCCGTACCTCCTCGTCGCCGCGTTGCTCGTCGTGACCCGCGTCGTCGGTCCGGTTCAGGAGTTCCTGGCGACCAACGGCGTTCTCATGTGGAACAACATCCTCGGAACGCCGTTCTCGGAGGGCGTCGAGATGTTCTACCTCCCCGGGAGCCTCTTCGTGCTGGTCGCCGTGATCACCTACGCGCTCCACGGGATGTCCACCGACGAAATCAAGGCCTCGTGGAGCGAGGCGCTTCGGAACATCGCACCGGCTGTCGTCGCGCTGTGGTTCGCGGTTGCAACAGTCATGATCATGCAGCGGACCGGTAGTGCAATTGTGCTGGAGACCGCGCCGATCAACTCCGGGATGCTCGGTCTGTTGTCCGAAATCACGGCAAGTGGGACCGGCCAGATGTTCCCGTTCTTCTCGGGCTTCATCGGCGCGTTCGGCGCGTTCATCGCCGGCTCGAACACGGTCAGCGACATCCTGTTCGGGCTGTTCCAGTTCCAGGCTGCCCAGCAGATCGGTGCCCCGACCCAGATTGTCGTTGCCGCACAGGCGGTCGGCGGCGCAATCGGCAACCTCATCGCCATTCACAATGTGGTCGCCGCCCTCACGGTGGTCGGCCTCATCGGTGAGGAAGGGCGCGTCATCCGCCTCGAACTGATTCCGGTGCTGTACTACGGCGTGTTCACGGGCATACTGACGCTCATTCTCGCCTACGTCGTGGCCCCGGGCGCATTCTAA
- a CDS encoding ThuA domain-containing protein, translating into MTRVTVWNEYVHEQEHEAVADLYPDGIHGAIATALEERGFDTETATLQEPEHGLTEDVLAETDVLTWWGHAAHDQVDDEVVARVKERVLDGMGLIVLHSGHYSKIFRELMGTTCSLKWREAAETERLWVVEPGHPIADSVNEYIELPETEMYGERFDIPAPDTLVFNSWFEGGEVFRSGCCYRRGAGRIFYFRPGHETYPIYHNDAVQQVLANACEWAAAGDGPEPSFGNADPIEAIDESDERSVH; encoded by the coding sequence ATGACACGCGTTACAGTCTGGAACGAATACGTCCACGAGCAGGAACACGAAGCGGTCGCGGACCTCTACCCCGACGGGATTCACGGCGCTATTGCCACAGCACTCGAAGAGCGCGGATTCGACACGGAAACCGCGACGCTCCAAGAGCCCGAGCACGGACTCACAGAGGACGTACTGGCAGAAACGGACGTCCTGACCTGGTGGGGCCACGCCGCGCACGACCAGGTCGACGACGAGGTGGTCGCCCGAGTGAAAGAACGGGTTCTCGACGGGATGGGACTCATCGTCCTCCACTCGGGCCACTACTCGAAGATTTTCCGCGAACTGATGGGAACGACCTGCAGTCTGAAGTGGCGTGAAGCCGCCGAAACCGAGCGGTTGTGGGTCGTCGAGCCCGGCCATCCCATCGCCGACAGCGTCAACGAGTACATCGAACTCCCGGAGACCGAGATGTACGGGGAACGGTTCGACATTCCGGCACCGGATACGCTCGTGTTCAACTCCTGGTTCGAGGGCGGTGAGGTGTTCCGGTCAGGGTGTTGCTACCGCCGCGGGGCGGGCCGAATATTCTATTTCCGCCCGGGCCACGAGACGTACCCGATTTATCATAACGACGCAGTCCAGCAGGTTCTCGCCAATGCCTGCGAGTGGGCCGCGGCCGGGGACGGTCCGGAGCCATCATTTGGCAACGCCGACCCGATTGAAGCCATCGACGAAAGCGACGAGCGGTCGGTCCACTGA
- a CDS encoding FAD-dependent oxidoreductase, which produces MTDVLVVGGGPAGLSSALFTQKNGLETTVFDADGTWMHKAHLFNYLGVGSQDGSAFMETARTQVDSFGVDRKQDTKVTDVGQTDGGFEVTTEDDTHEATYLVLATGADRDLAETLGCDMTDEDVVDVDVTMETSVDDAYATGGMVRAEEWQAVISAGDGAAAALNILTKEKGEHFHDFDTPADADALFGPEE; this is translated from the coding sequence ATGACGGACGTTCTCGTTGTCGGCGGCGGCCCCGCCGGCCTGAGTTCGGCACTGTTCACACAGAAAAACGGCCTGGAAACGACAGTCTTCGACGCTGATGGGACCTGGATGCACAAAGCGCACCTGTTCAACTATCTCGGGGTGGGCTCTCAGGACGGGTCCGCGTTCATGGAGACGGCCCGGACGCAGGTCGACAGTTTCGGCGTTGACCGAAAGCAGGATACAAAAGTGACTGACGTGGGGCAAACCGACGGTGGATTCGAGGTTACGACCGAGGACGACACGCATGAAGCAACCTATCTCGTCCTTGCGACTGGGGCCGACCGTGACCTCGCTGAGACGCTGGGCTGTGACATGACTGATGAAGATGTCGTTGACGTGGATGTGACGATGGAGACGAGTGTCGACGACGCCTACGCGACGGGTGGGATGGTCCGAGCCGAGGAGTGGCAGGCCGTCATCTCCGCCGGCGACGGCGCGGCGGCGGCCCTGAACATTCTTACGAAGGAGAAAGGGGAGCACTTCCACGACTTCGATACGCCCGCCGACGCGGATGCGCTGTTTGGCCCCGAAGAGTAG